One window of the Benincasa hispida cultivar B227 chromosome 3, ASM972705v1, whole genome shotgun sequence genome contains the following:
- the LOC120072528 gene encoding uncharacterized protein LOC120072528 codes for MFRPGYLQHLERILHEKVPGCALNQNTIECKVRSLKKQYNAVSEMLSQSGFGWNEEFKCVQVEREILDLWVRSHPNAKEMWNKSFSHYDDLSTVFGKDRVVGQSSEDPYVMATNAFREFEDEIRLGSQDCRTPDVRQT; via the exons ATGTTTCGACCAGGATACCTACAACACTTAGAGCGAATTCTGCATGAGAAAGTACCTGGGTGCGCACTGAATCAAAACACCATTGAGTGCAAGGTGAGGAGTCTGAAGAAACAATACAACGCAGTATCAGAGATGTTAAGTCAGTCGGGGTTCGGCTGGAACGAGGAGTTCAAATGTGTCCAGGTCGAGAGGGAGATTTTAGATCTTTGGGTTCGG AGTCATCCCAATGCGAAGGAGATGTGGAACAAGTCATTCTCACATTACGATGACCTCTCTACCGTATTTGGGAAAGACAGAGTAGTAGGGCAATCAAGTGAGGACCCATACGTGATGGCGACGAATGCATTCagagagtttgaagatgagattCGACTTGGATCACAGGACTGTCGCACCCCTGATGTTCGCCAGACATAA